A single genomic interval of Longimicrobium sp. harbors:
- a CDS encoding sigma 54-interacting transcriptional regulator — protein sequence MLGDRSRQRVYRTYGTWQSASSPPARLRCVSTLCLWYHPFDAGAAASDPLPAELAAAGLTPVPRDRDEPEGPGIVAFSEVSDQLYECIHEASRGGAERVLAVAASPAALADGAGWHLLRAGASDVLARGRPSLATEVAARFQRWSAVDRLVASPLVQNNLIGRSPVWRSVLRQVVEVATFTDAPVLVTGESGTGKELIANLVHSLDTRPRKRDLVVLDCTTVVPELSGSEFFGHERGAFTGAVGVRDGAFALADGGTLFLDEIGELPLVLQAQLLRAVQERTYKRVGGNAWQQSSFRLVCATNRVLQEEVARGRFRSDFYYRIASVTCRVPPLRDRPEDVVPLFLHFLGKFLSGRPVPELDGAVRDFLLRRAYPGNVRDLRQLAARIAYRHVGEGAITLGDLPEDERPMDGAESAGGWPDDALECSLRRALAHGLGLKEIGRLASETAIRIAVGDEAGNLQRAAQRLGVTDRALQMRKAQNGGRSAGSAAN from the coding sequence ATGCTCGGAGACCGGTCCCGCCAGCGTGTGTACCGCACGTACGGCACCTGGCAGTCCGCGTCTTCTCCGCCAGCCCGCCTGCGCTGCGTGAGCACGCTCTGTCTCTGGTACCACCCCTTCGATGCGGGGGCCGCCGCGTCCGACCCGCTCCCCGCAGAGCTCGCCGCGGCGGGGCTCACCCCCGTGCCGCGCGACCGGGACGAGCCCGAAGGTCCTGGGATCGTGGCCTTCAGCGAGGTGAGCGACCAGCTGTACGAGTGCATTCACGAGGCGAGCCGCGGGGGGGCGGAACGGGTGCTGGCCGTGGCCGCGAGCCCGGCCGCGCTGGCGGACGGCGCGGGGTGGCACCTGCTGCGCGCCGGCGCTTCGGACGTGCTGGCGCGCGGCAGGCCATCGCTGGCGACCGAGGTGGCCGCACGCTTCCAGCGGTGGAGCGCGGTGGACCGGCTGGTGGCATCGCCGCTGGTGCAGAACAACCTCATTGGGCGCAGCCCCGTGTGGCGCTCCGTGCTGCGCCAGGTGGTGGAGGTGGCGACCTTTACCGATGCGCCCGTGCTGGTGACGGGGGAGAGCGGGACGGGAAAGGAGCTGATCGCCAACCTCGTGCACTCGCTGGACACCCGCCCCCGCAAGCGGGACCTCGTGGTGCTGGACTGCACCACCGTGGTCCCGGAACTCTCGGGGAGCGAGTTCTTTGGACACGAGCGCGGCGCGTTCACCGGCGCGGTGGGGGTGCGCGACGGCGCGTTCGCGCTGGCGGACGGCGGGACGCTCTTCCTGGACGAGATAGGTGAGCTTCCGCTGGTGCTCCAGGCGCAGCTGCTGCGCGCGGTTCAGGAACGCACTTACAAGCGGGTGGGCGGCAACGCCTGGCAGCAGAGCAGCTTCCGGCTGGTGTGCGCCACCAACCGCGTCCTTCAGGAGGAGGTGGCGCGCGGGCGCTTCCGCTCGGACTTCTACTACCGCATCGCGAGCGTCACCTGCCGCGTTCCCCCGCTGCGCGACCGCCCGGAAGACGTGGTGCCGCTCTTTCTCCACTTCCTGGGGAAGTTCCTCTCCGGCCGGCCGGTGCCGGAGCTGGACGGCGCCGTGCGCGACTTCCTGCTGCGGCGCGCCTACCCCGGCAACGTGCGCGACCTGCGGCAGCTCGCGGCGCGCATCGCGTACCGGCACGTGGGGGAGGGCGCCATCACGCTGGGCGACCTTCCCGAGGACGAGCGGCCGATGGACGGGGCGGAGTCCGCGGGCGGGTGGCCGGACGACGCGCTGGAGTGCTCGCTGCGGCGGGCGCTGGCGCACGGGCTGGGGCTGAAGGAGATCGGGCGGCTGGCGTCGGAGACGGCCATCCGCATCGCGGTGGGCGACGAGGCGGGAAACCTGCAGCGCGCGGCGCAGCGGCTGGGCGTCACGGACCGGGCGCTGCAGATGAGGAAGGCGCAGAACGGGGGGCGCTCGGCGGGCTCCGCGGCGAACTGA
- a CDS encoding N-acetylmuramidase domain-containing protein — translation MAKLFVGKVQGGMSGGPWWGPEQETSGGSLSADAVARAVAANRSYASSLGWMPHFDAIARAVGFTNQSPDEASLARALALWQARRGLAADGILGPQTWAALRPLLAGGPTSVGGSAGAGGGSPTSVGTAGGFLVHDARLQRLPMPPATPIAIDSRWSRNRQALARTYNRLGGLMSAVGSQLGIDVAAVLAVWRIESGGREHTVGRAIIRFENHYLWDRWGQKNPALYDQHFRHGGRAGVPGKPWVGHMFRESPSGAWEKMHTDDQKSEYRVLALASRLAGEETALKCISMGGPQIMGASHADIGYATARAMYQAFQTSERAHVLGFFDFCRTKLAPGKGGLLLHIRARDWDQVARYYNGSGKVAEYGPLLRAAYQEATRLPLGTANEWETDPDIDADASLEPPAPVEGGGDAGDPGASNEPGADAAPDAVYADAPPPPPPCRCGDPGCACGLSYVTRDGHALRIPHWWLDRLRARLPWPDPRTSMGRLAGLARGARRIGTLRNRRSGKGYPVFAGQAGGRRFGIVTRPAKGRRGGDIVAVRPVRTARPR, via the coding sequence ATGGCCAAGCTATTCGTCGGCAAGGTGCAGGGCGGGATGAGCGGCGGCCCCTGGTGGGGCCCCGAGCAGGAGACGAGCGGCGGCTCCCTCTCGGCCGACGCGGTGGCGCGCGCCGTGGCGGCGAACCGGAGCTACGCGTCGTCGCTGGGGTGGATGCCGCATTTCGACGCCATCGCCCGCGCGGTCGGCTTCACCAACCAGTCGCCCGACGAGGCTTCGCTTGCCCGTGCCCTCGCGCTCTGGCAGGCGCGACGCGGGCTGGCGGCCGACGGCATCCTGGGGCCCCAGACGTGGGCCGCCCTGCGTCCGCTGCTCGCCGGAGGCCCGACGAGCGTCGGGGGTTCGGCGGGCGCCGGCGGCGGGAGCCCGACGAGCGTCGGCACGGCGGGCGGCTTCCTCGTCCACGACGCGCGCCTCCAGCGGCTGCCGATGCCGCCGGCGACCCCCATCGCCATCGACTCGCGCTGGTCCAGGAACCGGCAGGCGCTGGCGCGGACCTACAACCGCCTGGGCGGGCTGATGAGCGCCGTGGGGAGCCAGCTGGGGATCGACGTCGCGGCCGTGCTCGCCGTCTGGCGCATCGAGAGCGGCGGGCGCGAACACACCGTGGGGCGCGCCATCATCCGCTTCGAGAACCACTACCTGTGGGACCGCTGGGGGCAAAAGAACCCGGCGCTCTATGACCAGCACTTCCGCCACGGCGGCCGTGCAGGGGTTCCCGGCAAGCCCTGGGTGGGGCACATGTTCCGCGAGAGCCCCTCCGGCGCCTGGGAGAAGATGCACACCGACGACCAGAAGTCGGAGTACCGCGTCCTGGCGCTCGCGTCGCGGCTGGCCGGCGAAGAGACCGCGCTGAAGTGCATCAGCATGGGCGGGCCGCAGATCATGGGGGCCAGCCACGCGGACATCGGCTATGCCACCGCGCGCGCCATGTACCAGGCGTTCCAGACCAGCGAGCGCGCGCACGTGCTGGGCTTCTTCGACTTCTGCCGCACCAAGCTGGCGCCCGGGAAAGGCGGCCTGCTGCTGCACATCCGCGCCCGCGACTGGGACCAGGTGGCGCGGTACTACAATGGAAGCGGCAAGGTGGCAGAGTACGGCCCGCTCCTGCGCGCCGCCTACCAGGAGGCCACGCGCCTCCCCCTGGGCACCGCCAACGAGTGGGAGACCGACCCCGACATCGACGCCGACGCCTCCCTCGAGCCTCCGGCCCCCGTCGAGGGCGGCGGAGACGCGGGCGACCCGGGCGCGTCGAATGAGCCCGGCGCGGACGCAGCCCCGGACGCGGTCTACGCCGATGCGCCGCCCCCTCCCCCGCCCTGCCGCTGCGGCGACCCCGGCTGCGCCTGCGGGCTCAGCTACGTCACGCGCGACGGCCACGCGCTCAGGATCCCGCACTGGTGGCTCGACCGCCTGCGCGCGCGTCTTCCCTGGCCGGACCCCCGCACCTCGATGGGGCGCCTGGCCGGCCTGGCGCGCGGAGCCCGCCGCATCGGCACGCTGCGCAACCGGCGCAGCGGCAAGGGCTATCCGGTGTTTGCGGGACAGGCGGGGGGCCGCCGCTTCGGGATCGTGACCAGGCCCGCGAAGGGACGGCGCGGGGGCGACATCGTCGCCGTGCGCCCCGTGCGCACCGCCCGCCCGCGCTGA
- a CDS encoding amidohydrolase family protein: protein MIIDCHCHAGTGDGLTGPWDTSAPLDGYLRWAREYGIRRTVIFAAFHSDYLAANRQVAAIVRASPDRFWGFAFVHASRDRGRVAAMVREAVERHGFRGIKVHRHDARISREICEAARAYRLPVLYDVMGEVSAVELLAREYPDVRFIIPHLGSFADDWRAQVALVDPLIRYPNVYTDTSGVRRFDLLQEAVGRAGARKFLFGSDGPWLHPGVELEKIRALHLSDEDERLVLGGNLLRLTARVRPPRAAAAIEGPPPVPAGAHERPAPSDPWEGEAFIP, encoded by the coding sequence ATGATCATCGACTGCCACTGCCACGCCGGCACCGGCGACGGCCTCACGGGCCCGTGGGACACCTCGGCGCCGCTGGACGGCTACCTGCGCTGGGCGCGGGAGTACGGGATCCGGCGGACGGTGATCTTTGCCGCCTTCCACTCCGACTACCTCGCCGCGAACCGGCAGGTGGCGGCGATCGTGCGCGCGAGCCCCGACCGGTTCTGGGGCTTCGCCTTCGTGCACGCGTCGCGCGACCGCGGGCGCGTGGCCGCGATGGTGCGCGAGGCGGTGGAGCGGCACGGCTTCCGGGGGATCAAGGTGCACCGCCACGATGCGCGCATCAGCCGCGAGATCTGCGAAGCCGCGCGCGCGTACCGCCTCCCCGTGCTCTACGACGTCATGGGCGAAGTCTCGGCCGTGGAGCTGCTGGCGCGCGAGTACCCGGACGTGCGCTTCATCATCCCGCACCTGGGGAGCTTCGCGGACGACTGGCGCGCGCAGGTGGCGCTCGTGGACCCGCTGATCCGCTATCCCAACGTCTACACCGACACCTCGGGCGTGCGCCGCTTCGACCTGCTGCAGGAGGCTGTTGGACGCGCGGGTGCCCGCAAGTTCCTCTTTGGGTCCGACGGCCCCTGGCTCCACCCCGGCGTCGAGCTGGAAAAGATCCGCGCCCTCCACCTATCGGACGAGGACGAGCGGCTGGTACTGGGCGGCAACCTCCTGCGCCTGACCGCACGCGTTCGCCCCCCGCGCGCCGCCGCCGCCATCGAAGGCCCGCCCCCCGTCCCCGCCGGCGCGCACGAACGTCCCGCCCCCTCCGATCCCTGGGAGGGCGAAGCGTTCATCCCCTGA
- a CDS encoding aminotransferase class I/II-fold pyridoxal phosphate-dependent enzyme codes for MADFTSALYLGLRHGAGSLRPWARLTTGRPAALADPPGAREVAGALAALAGCGAGTLAPSTLHLFWDLFGVLAAGGAPVHLDAGAYAVARWGAERAAGRGSPVSTFAHHDPDALRRSLRKARGRGAPVVAADGFCPGCGRPAPVAEYAQAVREAGGVLVLDDTQAFGVIGESPGPGAPYGRGGGGSLRRWGVHGEGVLVAASLAKGFGVPGAVLMGDAARVAELEEGSQTRMHCSPPSAAVVAAAERALRVNAEHGDALRLRLARRVALFRRRLAEGGIRPVGGSFPVQSLERAGAIGAGELHARLLRRGVRSVLLAGKVPRLAFLVTAAHRPDQIIHAADALLAAAASESRRTVPWPSYSSARCRAG; via the coding sequence ATGGCCGACTTCACCTCGGCCCTGTACCTGGGGCTGCGCCACGGGGCGGGGTCGCTGCGGCCGTGGGCCCGGCTCACCACCGGCCGGCCCGCGGCGCTGGCGGACCCTCCCGGGGCGCGCGAGGTAGCGGGGGCGCTCGCCGCCCTGGCCGGGTGCGGGGCCGGCACGCTGGCCCCCTCCACCCTGCACCTCTTCTGGGACCTGTTCGGGGTGCTGGCCGCCGGGGGCGCCCCCGTGCACCTGGATGCGGGGGCGTACGCGGTGGCGCGGTGGGGCGCGGAGCGGGCGGCGGGGCGCGGGTCGCCGGTGAGCACCTTCGCCCACCACGACCCGGACGCGCTGCGGCGCTCGCTGCGAAAGGCGCGCGGCCGCGGGGCGCCGGTGGTGGCCGCGGACGGCTTCTGCCCCGGATGCGGCCGCCCGGCGCCAGTCGCCGAGTACGCCCAGGCGGTGCGCGAGGCGGGGGGCGTGCTGGTGCTGGACGACACCCAGGCGTTCGGCGTGATCGGCGAGAGCCCCGGCCCAGGTGCGCCGTACGGACGAGGCGGGGGCGGGTCGCTCCGCCGCTGGGGGGTGCACGGGGAGGGGGTGCTGGTGGCGGCGTCGCTGGCAAAGGGATTCGGCGTCCCCGGCGCGGTCCTCATGGGCGACGCCGCGCGGGTGGCGGAGCTCGAGGAGGGGAGCCAGACGCGGATGCACTGCAGCCCTCCCTCCGCCGCGGTGGTGGCGGCGGCGGAGCGGGCCCTCCGCGTGAACGCCGAGCACGGGGACGCGCTGCGGCTGCGGCTGGCCCGCCGCGTGGCGCTCTTCCGGCGGCGCCTGGCCGAGGGTGGGATCCGCCCGGTGGGGGGGAGCTTCCCGGTGCAGAGCCTGGAGCGGGCGGGGGCGATCGGCGCCGGGGAGCTGCACGCCCGCCTCCTGCGCCGCGGAGTGCGATCGGTGCTCCTGGCGGGGAAGGTTCCGCGCCTCGCCTTCCTCGTAACCGCCGCGCACCGGCCGGACCAGATCATCCACGCCGCGGACGCGCTGCTGGCCGCCGCGGCTTCCGAATCACGGAGGACGGTACCATGGCCAAGCTATTCGTCGGCAAGGTGCAGGGCGGGATGA
- a CDS encoding gamma-glutamylcyclotransferase family protein yields the protein MKYPLAQLFANFRAHHRSDGPEFAACAAADECITIETVEVSVDLSFDEVNRLVAAANTARWRSADVDDEPAAYAERRLHELFATRHTLAVYGTLAPGRPNHHVVAPLGGDWTDGVIEGDLFPEGWGATLGYPACRPRAGGPSVPVKVLSAPALAAAWPAIDRFEGPGYRRILVPVLTRERRLYTVANLYAAAG from the coding sequence ATGAAGTATCCCCTTGCGCAACTGTTCGCGAACTTTAGGGCGCACCACAGATCGGATGGCCCCGAATTCGCCGCGTGCGCCGCCGCGGATGAGTGCATAACCATCGAGACGGTTGAAGTCAGCGTGGATCTGTCATTCGACGAAGTGAACCGCCTGGTTGCCGCCGCGAACACCGCGCGCTGGCGGAGCGCCGATGTGGACGATGAGCCCGCCGCCTATGCCGAACGCCGGCTTCACGAGCTCTTCGCGACGCGCCACACGCTTGCGGTATACGGCACGCTAGCGCCCGGCCGGCCCAACCATCACGTCGTCGCGCCGCTCGGCGGCGACTGGACGGACGGGGTGATCGAGGGCGATCTGTTTCCTGAGGGATGGGGCGCGACGCTCGGTTACCCAGCGTGCCGCCCGCGTGCCGGGGGACCCTCCGTCCCCGTGAAGGTACTCTCCGCTCCCGCACTGGCGGCGGCCTGGCCGGCGATTGACCGTTTCGAGGGCCCCGGCTACCGGCGGATTCTGGTGCCCGTCCTCACGCGCGAGCGGCGCCTGTACACCGTTGCCAACCTCTACGCCGCCGCTGGGTAG